From Fundulus heteroclitus isolate FHET01 chromosome 14, MU-UCD_Fhet_4.1, whole genome shotgun sequence, the proteins below share one genomic window:
- the LOC118565817 gene encoding myelin-oligodendrocyte glycoprotein-like, producing the protein MLVWTPVKGDLQLIGSSQPITAAPGDDVLLPCRVDPEWDAVGRTVEWSRPDLRVPGRQRRVEYVYVYRFQKTERDMMMETYVQRTSLSEAGLKRGDVSLTIRNVSLEDGGRFRCFIPSLRRDAEVLLVVDPNFVKMTTTEPVPDRNITAPAPQEETISTGPRSRLPLCFAVISFIISLSLIFIFTLKTNKKFKEKLSALDFLRARIQTSNCRIKETLEKS; encoded by the exons GTGACCTTCAGCTGATTGGTTCgtctcagccaatcacagccgCTCCTGGAGATGACGTCCTCCTGCCATGTCGGGTGGATCCTGAGTGGGACGCCGTGGGGAGGACGGTGGAGTGGTCCAGACCGGACCTGCGGGTCCCGGGCAGACAGAGGCGTGTGGAGTACGTGTACGTGTACCGCTTCCAGAAGacggagcgagacatgatgaTGGAGACGTACGTCCAGAGGACGTCTCTGTCAGAGGCAGGACTCAAACGTGGAGACGTGTCTCTGACCATCAGGAACGTGAGCTTGGAGGACGGCGGCAGGTTCAGATGTTTCATCCCAAGCCTGAGGAGAGATGCAGAAGTTCTGCTGGTTGTCG ACCCAAACTTTGTTAAAATGACGACAACAGAACCGGTTCCTGATAGAAACATCACCGCTCCAGCCCCACAGGAGGAGACCATCAGTACCG GACCCCGGTCCAGGCTGCCtctgtgttttgctgttatttcctTCATCATTTCTCTGAGTTTAATTTTCATCTTCACACTTAAAACGAACAAGAA ATTTAAAGAGAAACTCTCTGCCTTAGA CTTTCTGAGGGCTCGGATTCAAACCAGCAACTGCCGCATCAAGGAAACCCTGGAGAAAAGCTGA